One Qipengyuania aurantiaca genomic region harbors:
- a CDS encoding zinc-finger domain-containing protein, giving the protein MSLPPPEVSKVTTPRVWCDGATDIRSGKMYRAAALGHPKVYLQIDEHGYVDCGYCDRRFVLEGGPADGVDQSQLMDISEGADPGHP; this is encoded by the coding sequence ATGAGTCTGCCTCCTCCCGAAGTGTCCAAGGTCACCACCCCGCGCGTGTGGTGCGATGGCGCGACCGATATCCGCTCCGGCAAGATGTACCGCGCCGCCGCGCTGGGCCATCCCAAGGTCTATCTCCAGATCGACGAGCACGGCTATGTCGATTGCGGCTATTGCGACCGGCGCTTCGTGCTCGAAGGCGGCCCGGCCGACGGCGTCGACCAGTCGCAGCTGATGGACATTTCCGAAGGCGCCGATCCGGGCCATCCGTAA